The DNA sequence TTACCTTTTTTCCTCCCTCTCAACTGTCAATAGCCTGGCTATCTGACGTCTTATTGCACGTACCTTGCCAGGACTGGGAGAAGAACCTCCCATTGATATCAGGGCCCTCTCATGAAGAAGGCTCTCCTTAAGATTCTTCAGCGTCTCCTGCCTCTCTTCCTTCGACATCTGCCTTATCTGCTTTGCTCTCAGTTCCAACCTCTTCACCTCCTGTTATATTTTCTATGCTGAACACATCTGGAAGCTTGTAATCTGGATTCAGTATCTTGACCGTCACGCCCAATATACCTACCTTGAGCTTTGCTGTAGA is a window from the Thermoplasma sp. Kam2015 genome containing:
- the rpmC gene encoding 50S ribosomal protein L29, whose product is MSKEERQETLKNLKESLLHERALISMGGSSPSPGKVRAIRRQIARLLTVEREEKR